From a region of the Zingiber officinale cultivar Zhangliang chromosome 4B, Zo_v1.1, whole genome shotgun sequence genome:
- the LOC121974411 gene encoding calcium-binding protein PBP1-like, whose protein sequence is MEEEKPESSIEFEDLLPVMVARLGTEGLMEELCKGFRLLMDPAKGVITAESLRRSSATALGLGGCITEEEAASMVREGDLDRDGVLDQMEFCVLMLRLSPELMDMHERWS, encoded by the coding sequence ATGGAAGAGGAGAAACCTGAATCGTCGATCGAGTTCGAGGACTTGTTGCCTGTGATGGTGGCGCGGCTAGGCACGGAGGGGCTGATGGAAGAGCTGTGCAAGGGGTTCCGACTGCTCATGGATCCGGCGAAGGGTGTCATCACTGCGGAAAGCCTCAGGCGAAGCTCTGCCACTGCACTTGGACTCGGCGGCTGCATCACCGAGGAGGAGGCGGCGAGTATGGTGAGGGAGGGTGACCTCGACCGGGATGGTGTGTTGGACCAGATGGAGTTCTGTGTGCTCATGCTCAGGTTGAGCCCTGAGCTCATGGATATGCATGAGAGATGGTCTTAA